In bacterium, the DNA window ATCCCGTTGTACCGAGACGGTGGATGTCTATCACATCAGCGTGCAGAATTTTTCCCGCGGCGCTCGCGTGTACGGCATGCTCTGTGTTCCGAAAAAACCGGGCCGATATCCGGCGTTGCTGCGTGTGCCCGGCGCAGGCATTCGTCCATATCAGGGGGATGTCAATACAGCGGCCAAAGGAGTCATCACTTTGGAGATCGGCATTCACGGCATTCCGGTCAACCTGGATCCCTCGGTTTACGATGAGCTGCGCGCCGGCGCTTTGAACAATTATCAATTCTTCAATTTGGATGACCGCGACCGTTATTATTACAAGCGTGTCTACCTCGGCTGCGTACGGGCTGTCGATTTTATCTTTTCTCTGCCTCAGTTCGATGGGGAAAGACTGGCGGTCACCGGCGGCAGTCAGGGCGGCGCCCTCTCCATCATCACTGCCGGCCTGGATCCGAGGGTCAAAGCGCTGGTCGCTTACTATCCGGCCCTCTGCGATGTCACCGGGTATCTGCATGGACGCGCCGGAGGCTGGCCGCATATGTTCAATGACGCCAACAAACCGTTTAGCGGCAAACCGGATAAAATTGAAACCAGCAAATACTATGATGTGGTCAATTTTGCCCGCTTTGTCAAGGCGCCCGGCTATTACGCCTGGGGGTATATCGACAACGTTTGTCCCCCCACCTCCATGTACGCTGCGTATAACGTCATCACTGCACCAAAAACGCTGCTGATTGCGCCTGATACCGGCCACTGGGCTTATGCGGAAGAAAACAGCGTCACTGATCCATGGTTGCTGGAAAAATTGACCGGCTCTGCTGTCCGTTCTGCCAAATGACCGGCGCGGATTACAGAAATGGTATGTTTCTTGCTGTTTATTGAGCGGCACTGGTCATTTTTCGCCAACAGTCTGTTTTTATTTGACGTGCTTGTAACGCAATGAGCAGACAGTTGATCCAGGTGAAACAAAAGAGCGACAGTCCAAGACGATCTGTCTTTATTGTTGACAGACGACCAGTTCCAAGTTGCAGCACCAGAGCGGTTCTACTGAACTATGGCCGATTCGACAGCTACGCATACTGTAAATCCGCTGTTGGTGTACTCGATGTCCTCCTCTGCCTCAGCGCAAACGGAACGGTACACATAGAATGGCTTGAACGCAGTGAAGGGGGAGACAGGGGGAAGCGGATGGTCGCCTGATCATCCGCTTTTTTTATTTATCCGTTCGGCAAGTACCGTACATTGGGATCGCAGTTCTCCCTCGATTTTGGCAGAAAAAGTTTTCCTTTGCAGGATCGTTGTTTCAACAGGAGGATCGTGATGAGAATCATTGGCATCATGTTGGCAGAGATCGCACTGCTGTTCGGAATGGCCTGTGCGTTCAAGGATTCGGCATGCATGCCGGATTCCGGCAATTCGGGACAGGTGAATTATGCGCGACCCTTTGAGCCACGTACACGACCTGCGTTTCTAGTGTTGCCCCCTGGGGCGGT includes these proteins:
- a CDS encoding acetylxylan esterase, with product MKKIKGLRQSVILMSLLLTSWSLGQSRGDYVRILMAPQHSDWLYRIGEKALFQVSIYQFGRLLEGASIRYECGPEMLKPVKTGTMVLKNGQTTIDGGTLQQPGFLSCKVVCTHHQVEYSGMAAAAFEPEKIQPTTTLPPDFKEFWDKAKAEAAEIPLDARMTLVPSRCTETVDVYHISVQNFSRGARVYGMLCVPKKPGRYPALLRVPGAGIRPYQGDVNTAAKGVITLEIGIHGIPVNLDPSVYDELRAGALNNYQFFNLDDRDRYYYKRVYLGCVRAVDFIFSLPQFDGERLAVTGGSQGGALSIITAGLDPRVKALVAYYPALCDVTGYLHGRAGGWPHMFNDANKPFSGKPDKIETSKYYDVVNFARFVKAPGYYAWGYIDNVCPPTSMYAAYNVITAPKTLLIAPDTGHWAYAEENSVTDPWLLEKLTGSAVRSAK